One genomic region from Euzebya tangerina encodes:
- a CDS encoding heavy-metal-associated domain-containing protein — protein MQTTDTISVPEIHCDHCKTSIEGALNPLDGITEATVDVQDASVTVTFDPALIDRRALVGAIEDQGYEVPS, from the coding sequence ATGCAGACCACCGATACCATCAGCGTTCCCGAGATCCACTGCGACCACTGCAAGACCTCGATCGAGGGGGCTCTCAATCCACTCGACGGGATCACCGAGGCCACGGTCGACGTCCAGGATGCCAGCGTGACGGTGACGTTCGATCCGGCGCTCATCGATCGCCGCGCGCTGGTCGGGGCCATCGAGGACCAAGGCTATGAGGTCCCCTCATGA
- a CDS encoding heavy metal translocating P-type ATPase yields MSALDDAVGKTSTTSAELVFDVEGMTCGSCAARVQRVLGKEDGVVDARVNYATGMAHVDVGPDVAEDSLHESVSRIGYELVPHRDAAARRREQEDEETRWRRRLVIGIPIAALFGVMMALGLSGGEMPGWFENGVAPLLATVTVFGIGWPFLREAARRARALTTNMDTLIAIGTVSAWAFSLAQWLGGRTPRYWDAPVFIVVFLVAGRYAEARAKSRAGDALQSLLELGAKEARRLDPETGEETGMVDVLELELDDHIRVRPGETIPVDGEVVAGSTAVDESMLTGESAPVEKTVGDPVTGATINAGGAITVAVKAVGGRSKLAQMAALVQRAQDSKGEAQRLADRVSAVFVPIVIVIALVTAAIWLLVSGDVAEAVTAAVSVLIIACPCALGLATPMAMMVGTGRAAQLGIVVKGIEALEQTRRVDTVVFDKTGTLTEGRMSVVAVHGDDDVLAKVAAVEQDSEHPIGAAIVEAAEQVDQSAEVTDFTAHAGRGVSATVDGQTVYVGTRRLLAEEDLTVAEEFEQLAAKAESTGATVVFAGWDGRCTGVISVADTVKSSAVGVVDALRDMGVDVAMITGDNQRTARSIADDLRITTVLAEVLPEDKQAEVERLQGQGLTVAMVGDGVNDAPALAQADLGIAMGTGTDVAIEASDLTLMAGRLQSVPTAMRLAAGTERTIRQNLAWAFGYNTLAIPVAALGLLTPAVAGAAMAFSSVSVVLNSLRLRRFGQVEARGADDQMEVAR; encoded by the coding sequence ATGAGCGCGCTCGATGACGCCGTCGGGAAGACGTCGACCACGTCGGCGGAGCTCGTCTTCGATGTCGAGGGGATGACCTGCGGGTCGTGCGCGGCCCGGGTGCAGCGAGTCCTCGGCAAGGAGGACGGCGTGGTTGACGCACGGGTCAACTACGCGACGGGCATGGCCCACGTCGACGTCGGTCCGGACGTGGCCGAAGACAGCCTGCACGAATCAGTCAGCCGCATCGGGTACGAGCTCGTGCCGCACCGGGACGCGGCGGCACGGCGGCGTGAACAGGAGGATGAGGAGACGAGGTGGCGACGCCGGCTGGTGATCGGCATCCCCATCGCAGCGCTGTTCGGCGTCATGATGGCCCTCGGTCTCTCGGGCGGAGAGATGCCGGGGTGGTTCGAGAACGGTGTCGCGCCGCTGCTGGCGACGGTCACCGTGTTCGGCATCGGCTGGCCGTTCCTGCGGGAGGCAGCGCGCAGAGCCCGAGCGCTGACCACCAACATGGACACGCTGATCGCCATCGGAACGGTGTCGGCATGGGCCTTCTCGCTCGCGCAGTGGTTGGGTGGCCGGACCCCGCGGTACTGGGATGCCCCGGTGTTCATCGTGGTGTTCCTCGTGGCCGGCCGCTACGCCGAGGCACGTGCCAAGAGTCGCGCGGGTGACGCGCTGCAGTCGCTGCTCGAACTTGGTGCCAAGGAGGCCCGACGTCTCGACCCGGAGACCGGTGAGGAGACGGGGATGGTCGATGTCCTCGAGCTCGAGCTGGACGACCACATCCGGGTTCGGCCCGGTGAGACGATCCCGGTCGATGGCGAGGTCGTGGCTGGCTCGACCGCCGTCGACGAGTCGATGCTGACGGGTGAGAGCGCGCCCGTGGAGAAGACGGTCGGCGACCCCGTGACGGGGGCCACCATCAACGCCGGCGGCGCCATCACCGTCGCCGTCAAGGCGGTCGGGGGTCGAAGCAAGCTGGCGCAGATGGCGGCGTTGGTCCAGCGGGCCCAGGACAGCAAGGGTGAGGCGCAGCGCCTGGCCGATCGTGTGTCCGCGGTCTTCGTCCCCATCGTCATCGTGATCGCGCTCGTGACCGCCGCGATCTGGCTGCTCGTTTCGGGCGATGTCGCGGAAGCCGTCACCGCCGCCGTGAGCGTGCTGATCATCGCCTGCCCCTGTGCTCTGGGGCTGGCAACGCCGATGGCGATGATGGTCGGGACGGGGCGCGCCGCCCAACTCGGCATCGTCGTGAAGGGCATCGAGGCGCTGGAGCAGACCCGGCGCGTGGACACCGTGGTCTTCGACAAGACGGGCACGCTGACCGAGGGTCGGATGTCCGTGGTTGCGGTCCACGGTGACGACGACGTCCTGGCCAAGGTCGCGGCAGTCGAGCAGGACTCAGAACACCCGATCGGTGCGGCGATCGTGGAGGCCGCCGAGCAGGTGGACCAGTCGGCGGAGGTGACCGACTTCACGGCTCACGCCGGACGAGGGGTCTCCGCCACGGTGGATGGCCAGACCGTGTACGTCGGTACCCGGCGGCTGTTGGCCGAGGAGGACCTCACGGTGGCGGAGGAGTTCGAGCAGTTGGCAGCGAAGGCCGAGTCGACGGGTGCGACCGTGGTGTTCGCCGGCTGGGATGGCCGGTGCACCGGCGTCATCTCCGTCGCCGACACCGTCAAGTCGAGCGCCGTTGGCGTCGTGGATGCCCTTCGTGACATGGGGGTGGACGTGGCCATGATCACGGGGGACAACCAGCGCACGGCGCGGTCGATCGCCGACGACCTTCGCATCACCACCGTTCTGGCCGAGGTGCTGCCGGAGGACAAGCAGGCCGAGGTGGAGCGTCTGCAGGGACAGGGTCTGACCGTCGCCATGGTCGGTGATGGTGTAAACGATGCACCTGCCCTCGCCCAGGCCGACCTCGGGATAGCGATGGGGACGGGAACAGACGTGGCGATCGAGGCGTCCGATCTGACCCTGATGGCCGGCCGGCTGCAGTCGGTCCCGACCGCGATGCGCCTGGCTGCGGGGACCGAGCGGACCATCCGTCAGAACTTGGCCTGGGCCTTCGGGTACAACACCCTGGCCATCCCGGTGGCGGCGCTCGGGCTGTTGACGCCGGCTGTGGCGGGCGCGGCGATGGCCTTCTCGTCGGTGTCGGTGGTGCTGAACAGCCTACGGCTGCGCCGCTTCGGTCAGGTTGAGGCCCGTGGGGCGGACGATCAGATGGAGGTGGCTCGGTGA
- a CDS encoding acyl-ACP desaturase: MATRLSDADLLNELEPMAEQYLNRHMKVVEMWYPHDYVPYGDGRDFEAEPWTPDQPSLDGVARTAFFMNLMTEDNLPSYHREIYSMFGKKDTAWMSWVHRWTAEEGRHSIVLRDYLMLTRNEDPKKLEDGRMGAMEVGYDADGKNTLRGIAYVSFQELATRISHRNTGKYSGDPVADRIMERISKDENLHMLFYRDMMDAAKHVDPNGVVEAVAAEVMGFSMPGDGIPNFNRMAAQIALAGIYDLRVHHDDVVWPILRKWGIFEMEGLDSAAEQRREELAQFIENLDAQATRFEERREKKRQRAESRDRKLVS; this comes from the coding sequence ATGGCCACTCGCCTCTCCGACGCCGACCTCCTGAACGAGCTCGAACCGATGGCGGAGCAGTACCTCAACCGCCACATGAAGGTCGTGGAGATGTGGTACCCCCACGACTACGTGCCCTACGGCGACGGGCGGGACTTCGAGGCTGAGCCCTGGACCCCCGACCAGCCCAGCCTCGACGGTGTCGCACGGACCGCCTTCTTCATGAACCTGATGACGGAGGACAACCTTCCCTCCTACCACCGCGAGATCTACTCGATGTTCGGCAAGAAGGACACGGCGTGGATGTCGTGGGTCCACCGCTGGACCGCGGAGGAGGGGCGACACTCGATCGTGCTACGGGACTACCTCATGTTGACCCGCAACGAAGACCCGAAGAAGCTCGAGGACGGTCGGATGGGGGCCATGGAGGTCGGCTACGACGCGGACGGGAAGAACACCCTGCGCGGAATTGCCTACGTCTCGTTCCAGGAACTGGCCACGCGCATCAGTCACCGCAACACCGGAAAGTACTCCGGGGACCCGGTGGCCGACCGGATCATGGAGCGGATCTCCAAGGACGAGAACCTCCACATGCTCTTCTACCGGGACATGATGGACGCGGCGAAGCACGTGGACCCGAACGGGGTCGTCGAGGCCGTCGCGGCCGAGGTCATGGGATTCTCGATGCCGGGCGACGGAATCCCGAACTTCAACCGGATGGCCGCCCAGATAGCGCTCGCAGGCATCTATGACCTGCGGGTTCACCACGATGACGTCGTGTGGCCGATTCTGCGCAAGTGGGGCATCTTCGAGATGGAGGGGCTCGATTCGGCCGCAGAACAGCGTCGTGAGGAGTTGGCCCAGTTCATCGAGAACTTGGATGCCCAGGCCACACGGTTCGAGGAGCGTCGTGAGAAGAAGCGGCAACGAGCCGAATCGCGCGACCGCAAACTGGTCTCCTAA
- a CDS encoding TetR/AcrR family transcriptional regulator gives MKLSAIPFTTMARMTAGERRDQLIGVAKETFAELGYDGASVEEIAARAGVSKPVVYEHFGGKEGIYAVVVDREATRLLDKISAYIDDKNGGRQIINASALAFLHYIEEDPAAFRVLTRDSPASVTTPGIAGLLSDVADKAAGVLAAFFDRSGLDPATAPLYAGALVGMVAYVGSWWATAREPSAEEVAQHITALAYHGLRDLPHHPAGGSSPSS, from the coding sequence ATGAAGCTGTCCGCGATACCGTTCACCACGATGGCCAGGATGACCGCCGGCGAGCGACGAGATCAGCTGATCGGCGTCGCCAAGGAGACCTTCGCCGAGTTGGGTTACGACGGTGCCAGCGTCGAGGAGATCGCTGCGCGGGCTGGGGTGTCCAAACCCGTCGTCTACGAGCACTTCGGTGGCAAGGAGGGGATCTACGCCGTCGTTGTTGATCGTGAGGCCACGCGCCTGCTGGACAAGATCAGTGCCTACATCGACGACAAGAACGGCGGGCGACAGATCATCAACGCCTCCGCGCTGGCGTTCCTCCACTACATCGAGGAGGATCCGGCGGCCTTCCGGGTCCTGACCCGAGACTCGCCGGCGTCCGTGACGACCCCGGGCATCGCCGGCCTGTTGAGCGACGTCGCCGACAAGGCGGCAGGGGTGCTCGCGGCGTTCTTCGACCGCTCTGGGCTTGATCCCGCCACCGCGCCGTTGTACGCCGGTGCCCTGGTCGGCATGGTCGCCTACGTCGGGTCGTGGTGGGCGACGGCCCGGGAGCCGTCAGCAGAAGAGGTGGCCCAACACATCACCGCCCTGGCGTACCACGGGCTTCGCGACCTGCCTCACCACCCCGCCGGCGGCTCCTCACCCTCAAGCTGA
- a CDS encoding HIT family protein — translation MATLFTMIIDGDLPGRFVWEDEVCVAFLTIEPLTPGHTLVVPRREFDHWLDAPADLRAHLFEVCHEISGAIDQAYQPEKVGLMIAGLEVPHLHIHLAAINELSDLDFAGVDRDPDATALDEAASRIRQALRDRGAAGVSDRG, via the coding sequence ATGGCGACCCTGTTCACGATGATCATCGACGGCGACCTACCCGGCCGATTCGTCTGGGAGGACGAGGTGTGCGTGGCCTTCCTGACGATCGAGCCCCTGACGCCCGGACACACCCTGGTCGTGCCGCGGCGGGAGTTCGACCACTGGTTGGACGCCCCGGCGGATCTCAGGGCGCACCTGTTCGAGGTGTGCCACGAGATCTCAGGAGCCATCGACCAGGCCTACCAGCCGGAGAAGGTCGGCCTGATGATCGCCGGCCTCGAAGTACCGCATCTCCACATCCACCTGGCCGCGATCAACGAGTTGTCCGACCTCGACTTCGCCGGGGTGGACCGTGACCCGGATGCAACGGCCCTTGACGAGGCAGCCAGCCGGATTCGACAGGCCCTGCGTGACCGAGGGGCCGCAGGGGTCTCGGACCGCGGCTGA